Proteins from one Bradyrhizobium amphicarpaeae genomic window:
- the fliP gene encoding flagellar type III secretion system pore protein FliP (The bacterial flagellar biogenesis protein FliP forms a type III secretion system (T3SS)-type pore required for flagellar assembly.) — protein sequence MRVKTLLLALALVVLPEVALAQIPDLNSLLPPGNGSTSGRIIQLMALITVLSVAPGLLIMVTSFTRFAVALSFLRAGLGLQTTPANLVLISLALFMTFYVMAPTFDRAWETGVQPLMKNEISEEQAYLKITDPFREFMLAHVRDKDLQTFESLAAESFRKKFDDKRVDLRVIIPAFMISELRRSFEIGFLIILPFLVIDMIVATLTMSMGMMMMPPTILALPFKMLFFVLIDGWNLLASGLVRSFS from the coding sequence GTGAGAGTGAAGACCCTGCTGCTCGCGTTGGCTCTGGTCGTGCTGCCCGAAGTGGCGCTCGCCCAGATTCCGGACCTGAACTCGCTGCTGCCGCCCGGAAACGGCTCGACCAGCGGCCGGATCATCCAGCTGATGGCGCTGATCACGGTGCTCTCGGTGGCGCCGGGGCTGCTCATCATGGTGACGAGCTTCACGCGATTTGCGGTGGCGCTGTCGTTCCTGCGCGCCGGTCTCGGTCTGCAGACCACGCCGGCCAATCTGGTGCTGATCAGCCTCGCTTTGTTCATGACCTTCTACGTCATGGCGCCGACTTTCGATCGCGCCTGGGAGACCGGCGTCCAGCCGCTGATGAAGAACGAGATCTCGGAAGAGCAGGCCTATCTGAAGATCACCGATCCGTTCCGCGAGTTCATGCTGGCCCATGTCCGCGACAAGGATCTGCAGACCTTCGAGTCGCTTGCCGCGGAGAGCTTTCGCAAGAAGTTCGACGACAAGCGCGTCGATTTGCGCGTCATCATCCCGGCATTCATGATCTCCGAGCTGAGGCGTTCGTTCGAGATCGGATTTCTCATCATCCTGCCGTTCCTCGTGATCGACATGATCGTGGCGACGCTGACGATGTCGATGGGCATGATGATGATGCCGCCGACGATCCTCGCGCTGCCGTTCAAGATGCTGTTCTTCGTGCTGATCGACGGCTGGAATCTGCTCGCCTCCGGACTGGTGCGCTCGTTCTCGTAG
- the flgH gene encoding flagellar basal body L-ring protein FlgH: MKKPLLILSLVLASVLLAGCFQDPSEVLTGPQMSPVGSGLRTQADPIPVTPRMRTPVSYRSTWDDGTDLYRDPRARRTGDVVTVIISMQDKAKLDNKTGRSRDSQIKFGLDWLMDVAGWNDKGSANANLSTNTQIKGNGQIDRTEDIKLSIAAIVTDVLPNGNIMISGSQEFRVNTEMRVLNVGGIVRPRDISRTNTISYEKIAEARVSYGGRGNLSDVQQPGWGHRIYDAVAPF; encoded by the coding sequence ATGAAGAAGCCGCTCCTCATCCTCTCGCTCGTGCTGGCGTCAGTGCTCCTGGCCGGATGCTTCCAGGATCCGTCCGAGGTCCTGACCGGCCCGCAAATGTCGCCGGTCGGCAGCGGCCTCAGGACCCAGGCCGATCCGATCCCGGTGACGCCGCGCATGCGCACGCCTGTCAGCTATCGCTCGACCTGGGACGACGGCACCGATCTCTATCGCGATCCCCGCGCCCGGCGTACCGGCGACGTCGTGACGGTGATCATCTCGATGCAGGACAAGGCCAAGCTCGACAACAAGACCGGCCGCTCGCGCGATTCGCAGATCAAGTTCGGACTCGACTGGCTGATGGACGTCGCTGGATGGAACGACAAGGGATCGGCGAACGCCAACCTCAGCACCAACACCCAGATCAAGGGCAACGGCCAGATCGATCGCACCGAGGATATCAAGCTGTCGATCGCGGCCATCGTCACCGACGTGTTGCCGAACGGCAATATCATGATCAGCGGCTCGCAGGAATTTCGCGTCAACACGGAGATGCGCGTGCTCAATGTCGGCGGCATCGTGCGGCCGCGCGATATCTCGCGCACCAACACGATTTCCTACGAGAAGATCGCCGAGGCCCGCGTGTCCTATGGCGGTCGCGGAAATCTTTCCGACGTGCAACAGCCTGGATGGGGACATCGGATCTATGACGCCGTGGCACCATTCTGA
- a CDS encoding MotE family protein: MLKLDHKAKLLLLVAVSVLAVASPVLALDEARPSKPLNLLSFARARASGPQKPQPVTAIPSDNASIRTTAWAAEDQGPATTGAVPASEAPAAAAAPPPASAPARPAKPGSVTAPPKPAPPQAAVAADNEVALFCSNVADPAVDARLAWQLKELEKAESLLRERIAEVEAKRAEYEQWMALRDDFLKKAEASVVEIYSRMKPEAAATQIAGMADETAAAVLAKLSPRNSSAIFNEMDTARAAHLADLLGGMRRVDDGKTK, encoded by the coding sequence TCCTCCTGCTGGTCGCGGTCTCAGTGCTCGCGGTCGCGTCGCCCGTGCTGGCCCTGGACGAGGCCAGGCCGTCGAAGCCGCTCAACCTGCTCTCCTTCGCGCGCGCCCGTGCCTCCGGCCCGCAGAAGCCGCAGCCGGTCACGGCGATACCGAGCGACAATGCCTCGATCCGGACGACGGCATGGGCGGCCGAAGACCAGGGACCTGCGACCACCGGCGCGGTGCCCGCTTCCGAAGCGCCAGCGGCTGCAGCTGCACCACCACCTGCATCTGCTCCGGCGCGTCCGGCCAAGCCCGGCAGCGTCACGGCGCCGCCGAAACCTGCGCCGCCGCAGGCCGCGGTCGCCGCGGACAACGAAGTCGCCCTGTTCTGCAGCAACGTCGCCGATCCCGCCGTCGACGCGAGGCTGGCCTGGCAGCTCAAGGAGCTGGAAAAGGCCGAGAGCCTGCTCCGCGAGCGGATTGCCGAGGTCGAAGCCAAGCGCGCCGAATACGAACAGTGGATGGCGCTGCGCGACGACTTCCTGAAGAAGGCCGAGGCCAGCGTCGTCGAGATCTATTCGCGCATGAAGCCCGAAGCTGCGGCGACCCAGATTGCCGGCATGGCCGACGAGACCGCCGCCGCCGTCCTCGCCAAGCTCAGTCCGAGGAACTCGAGCGCGATCTTCAACGAGATGGATACGGCGCGCGCGGCGCACCTCGCCGACCTGCTTGGCGGGATGCGTCGCGTGGATGACGGAAAGACCAAATAG
- a CDS encoding flagellar basal body-associated FliL family protein translates to MRLIAAIVVLTLVAIGAGALAGLHLFAAAERVADAKKTATPPPLASSYAGSARLRKLSPIVTNLAAPANNWARVEASMVTESMSDEDAGILAAHISEDIVTYLRSATVTQFEGARGLQHLRDDLTERANIRSSGKVRELIIETLVIQ, encoded by the coding sequence ATGCGCCTGATTGCGGCCATCGTGGTCCTGACCCTCGTCGCGATCGGTGCGGGCGCGCTGGCCGGGCTGCATCTGTTCGCGGCGGCCGAGCGCGTCGCCGACGCGAAGAAAACCGCCACGCCGCCGCCGCTTGCCTCGAGCTACGCCGGCAGCGCGCGGCTCAGGAAGCTGTCTCCGATCGTGACCAATCTGGCCGCGCCGGCCAACAACTGGGCCCGCGTCGAAGCCTCGATGGTGACCGAGAGCATGAGCGACGAGGATGCCGGAATCCTCGCCGCCCACATCAGCGAGGACATCGTCACCTATCTGCGGTCGGCGACCGTGACGCAGTTCGAAGGGGCGCGCGGGCTTCAGCATCTGCGCGACGACCTGACCGAGCGCGCCAATATCCGCTCGTCGGGCAAGGTGCGCGAATTGATCATTGAGACCCTGGTGATTCAGTGA